In Actinomycetota bacterium, a genomic segment contains:
- a CDS encoding HEAT repeat domain-containing protein translates to GDESVLDGLTKEFSSRDAFMRRNIALLFGKFTTEKAVDALAFALKDEDPDVRKAVVSALGNAPGAKALRSLLLAVTDDEPEVRMIATDALGATDAPEARDALIALLADADPWVRAAAARGLSRIGGNKAGLALVGRLGTASDIFLLALVEALGALAFPQALDPILSLTDHPDPEVRKTALSALSGYDGEAVLRAVIARLSDPHWSVRKAAVEALKRKRDAAVEALLVKIAEGDPDTAVRRAAKEALGR, encoded by the coding sequence TCGGCGATGAGTCCGTGCTTGACGGGCTCACCAAGGAATTCTCTTCCCGCGACGCCTTTATGCGCAGGAACATCGCGCTCCTGTTCGGGAAATTTACGACGGAAAAGGCCGTGGACGCCCTTGCCTTCGCGCTCAAGGACGAGGATCCCGATGTCCGGAAGGCGGTGGTCAGCGCGCTCGGGAACGCGCCCGGCGCCAAGGCGCTCCGGTCCCTCCTGCTGGCGGTCACCGATGACGAGCCCGAGGTCAGAATGATAGCCACGGACGCGCTCGGCGCCACGGACGCGCCCGAAGCCCGGGACGCTCTCATCGCCCTGCTTGCGGACGCCGACCCCTGGGTCAGGGCAGCCGCCGCGCGGGGCTTAAGCAGGATCGGCGGCAATAAGGCCGGCCTGGCGCTCGTGGGGCGCCTCGGCACGGCGTCCGATATTTTTCTCCTTGCCCTTGTGGAGGCGCTGGGCGCGCTCGCCTTCCCACAGGCGCTCGACCCGATCCTCTCGCTCACTGACCACCCGGACCCCGAGGTCCGCAAGACCGCGCTTTCGGCGCTCTCCGGCTATGATGGGGAGGCGGTGCTGCGGGCCGTGATTGCACGACTGTCAGACCCGCACTGGAGCGTGCGGAAGGCCGCGGTCGAGGCGCTCAAGCGCAAGCGGGACGCGGCGGTTGAGGCACTCCTCGTGAAGATCGCCGAGGGAGATCCGGATACGGCGGTACGGCGGGCGGCGAAAGAGGCGTTGGGGAGATAA
- a CDS encoding CheR family methyltransferase, whose protein sequence is MFEEQIIPLPDDVFRLLRDFVHDYCGIYFDDGSKFLLERRLSRRLEQHRLKSFEEYYHFLRYDRKREEELTILVDNLTTNETYFFRESPQLRAFSEEILPELRETLADRKVLRIWSAGCSTGEEPYTIAMLLLESG, encoded by the coding sequence ATGTTTGAAGAGCAGATCATTCCGCTGCCCGATGATGTCTTCCGGCTCCTGCGTGATTTCGTCCACGACTACTGCGGGATATACTTTGACGACGGGTCCAAGTTCCTTCTTGAGCGCCGGCTTTCGCGCCGGCTTGAGCAGCACCGGCTCAAGAGCTTCGAGGAGTACTACCACTTTCTCCGCTACGACCGAAAGCGGGAGGAAGAGCTTACCATCCTCGTGGACAACCTTACCACGAACGAGACCTACTTCTTCAGGGAAAGCCCGCAGCTTCGCGCTTTTTCCGAGGAGATTCTCCCCGAACTGCGCGAGACGCTTGCCGACCGGAAGGTCCTCCGGATCTGGAGCGCCGGCTGTTCCACGGGAGAGGAACCCTACACCATAGCGATGCTGCTGCTCGAATCCGGGG